A window of Longispora fulva contains these coding sequences:
- a CDS encoding DUF998 domain-containing protein → MTAVQLPAATATSTRTLLTCAVVASPLWAAVSLGQAATREGFDITRHPLSALSDGSLGWLQIANFVLAGALLVLGATGLRRVLHGTPGGRWAPRLVRIAGFGMVAAGCLVMDPADGFPTGTPAGMPASFSWHSIGHMVAGTITFLALIAACYVLGRHFGRAGNRGYAVASRIAGTALLVGNGWAMTGGRYGTVTLAVGAITAMLWVSAVAARYRRTA, encoded by the coding sequence ATGACCGCCGTCCAGCTTCCCGCCGCCACCGCCACCAGCACCCGCACGCTGCTCACCTGCGCCGTCGTCGCCTCGCCCCTGTGGGCGGCCGTCTCACTGGGCCAGGCGGCGACCCGCGAGGGCTTCGACATCACGCGCCACCCGCTCAGCGCCCTGAGCGACGGCTCCCTCGGCTGGCTGCAGATCGCCAACTTCGTCCTCGCCGGCGCGCTGCTGGTCCTCGGCGCCACAGGGCTGCGCCGGGTCCTGCACGGCACGCCCGGGGGCCGGTGGGCGCCCCGGCTGGTCCGGATCGCCGGGTTCGGCATGGTCGCCGCCGGCTGCCTCGTGATGGACCCCGCCGACGGCTTCCCGACGGGTACGCCGGCCGGCATGCCCGCATCGTTCTCCTGGCACAGCATCGGTCACATGGTCGCCGGCACCATCACGTTCCTCGCCCTGATCGCCGCCTGCTACGTCCTGGGCCGGCACTTCGGCCGGGCCGGGAACCGGGGCTACGCCGTCGCCTCCCGGATCGCCGGGACCGCCCTGCTGGTCGGCAACGGGTGGGCGATGACCGGCGGCCGGTACGGCACGGTGACGCTGGCGGTCGGCGCGATCACCGCCATGCTGTGGGTGTCGGCGGTCGCGGCCCGCTACCGGCGGACCGCGTGA
- a CDS encoding YciI family protein has translation MRYLMMSKTTDNTPDEKLFAEMAAFIEEMSAAGILLATGGLDGSGYRMTAVGDEITVTDGPFAEAKEAFGGFALVEVRSKEEVLELGRRFLKIVGDGESVIQQVFA, from the coding sequence ATGCGGTACCTGATGATGTCGAAGACCACCGACAACACCCCGGACGAGAAGCTGTTCGCCGAGATGGCCGCGTTCATCGAGGAGATGTCCGCCGCCGGGATCCTGCTGGCCACCGGCGGCCTCGACGGATCCGGCTACCGGATGACGGCGGTCGGCGACGAGATCACCGTGACCGACGGGCCGTTCGCGGAGGCCAAGGAGGCCTTCGGCGGGTTCGCGCTGGTCGAGGTGCGTTCCAAGGAGGAAGTGCTCGAGCTGGGCCGCCGGTTCCTCAAGATCGTCGGAGATGGCGAGAGCGTCATCCAGCAGGTCTTCGCCTGA
- a CDS encoding RNA polymerase sigma factor, whose protein sequence is MPATDAHRAVDAVWKLESAKIIAGLTRMVRDVGLAEELAQDALVSALEQWPGQGIPDNPGAWLMSVAKRRAVDHLRRSQRLDLRHEQLAHELERAEPQPQPEADDVLRLMFLSCHPALPAEARVALTLRLVGGLTSAEIARAYLVPEARITQRIAAAKRTLAEGRVPFELPDGPELAGRLSSVLGVVYLIFNEGYSATAGDDLIRPGLCLEALRLGRLLAELAPDEAEAHGLVALMEIQASRSAARTGPTGEPVQLHEQNRGRWDQLLIRRGFTAMLRARALGGPPGPYVLQAAIAVCHAQAPTAQATDWAQIAALYDALVRLLPTPVVRLNRAVAIAMAHGPAAGLALVNDLLADPTLKDYAQLPGVRGDLLARLGRNGQARAEFRRAAALTRNTAERAFLLRRADTLDATEPSASSVERPTERSVPNAERPTEPSAAGLAQTSEPSGGAEPPDPSESGLARDAAPSGRTLGWAAEAFLDRDDLDPATARSYDQTLRRLRLSLGADLPLTALTAAEVARVFATAWGAAAATTWNRHRSAVRSFAAWAGLGDLAAGLDRRAGTGAPTAPIGPERLAALQSRTDVALRERTLWLLLHESGAAVTAVLALNVEDLDLDDRRARAGIPGPTAQEPRTDGPWVSWRAGTARLLPELIGDRTRGPLFLADRRPGPARRPADGDLCPDTGRGRLSYPRAEYLFKQATRALDPAGQGLTLRQLRTRD, encoded by the coding sequence ATGCCCGCCACGGACGCCCACCGCGCGGTCGACGCCGTCTGGAAACTGGAGTCGGCGAAGATCATCGCCGGCCTGACCCGGATGGTCCGCGACGTCGGCCTCGCCGAGGAGCTGGCGCAGGACGCGCTCGTCTCCGCGCTCGAACAGTGGCCCGGGCAGGGCATCCCCGACAATCCCGGCGCTTGGCTGATGTCCGTGGCCAAGCGCCGGGCCGTCGACCACCTCCGGCGGTCCCAGCGACTCGACCTCCGGCACGAGCAACTCGCCCACGAGCTGGAGCGCGCCGAACCGCAACCGCAGCCCGAAGCCGACGACGTGCTGCGGCTGATGTTCCTGTCCTGCCACCCGGCGCTGCCGGCCGAGGCCAGAGTCGCCCTGACCCTCCGGCTGGTCGGCGGCCTGACCTCCGCGGAGATCGCCCGGGCGTACCTCGTCCCCGAGGCCCGGATCACCCAGCGGATCGCCGCGGCGAAACGGACCCTGGCCGAGGGCCGGGTCCCGTTCGAACTCCCCGACGGCCCGGAGCTCGCCGGCCGGCTGTCCTCGGTCCTCGGCGTCGTCTACCTGATCTTCAACGAGGGGTACTCGGCGACCGCCGGCGACGACCTGATCCGCCCAGGGCTGTGCCTGGAGGCCCTCCGACTCGGCCGGCTGCTCGCCGAACTGGCCCCGGACGAGGCGGAGGCGCACGGCCTGGTCGCCCTGATGGAGATCCAGGCCTCCCGCTCGGCCGCCAGAACCGGCCCGACCGGCGAACCCGTCCAGCTGCACGAACAGAACCGGGGCCGCTGGGACCAGCTCCTGATCCGGCGGGGCTTCACCGCGATGCTGCGGGCCCGCGCACTCGGCGGCCCGCCCGGCCCGTACGTGCTGCAGGCCGCGATCGCCGTGTGCCACGCCCAGGCCCCGACGGCGCAGGCCACCGACTGGGCCCAGATCGCCGCCCTCTACGACGCGCTGGTCCGCCTGCTGCCGACGCCGGTCGTCCGGCTCAACCGCGCCGTCGCGATCGCCATGGCCCACGGGCCGGCGGCCGGACTCGCCCTGGTCAACGACCTGCTCGCCGACCCCACCCTGAAGGACTACGCGCAGCTGCCCGGCGTGCGGGGCGACCTGCTGGCCCGGCTGGGACGCAACGGGCAGGCGCGGGCGGAGTTCCGCCGGGCGGCCGCCCTGACCCGCAACACCGCCGAGCGCGCCTTCCTGCTCCGCCGCGCGGACACGCTCGACGCCACCGAGCCCTCGGCCTCCAGCGTGGAGCGTCCGACGGAGCGTTCGGTTCCCAACGCCGAGCGTCCCACGGAGCCCTCAGCCGCCGGCCTGGCGCAGACCTCTGAGCCATCGGGCGGCGCGGAGCCTCCCGACCCATCGGAATCCGGTCTTGCGCGGGACGCGGCACCATCGGGCCGCACTCTGGGGTGGGCCGCCGAGGCGTTCCTGGACCGCGACGACCTGGACCCCGCGACCGCCCGCTCCTACGACCAGACCCTCCGCCGACTACGCCTCAGCCTGGGCGCTGACCTGCCGCTAACCGCGCTGACGGCCGCCGAGGTGGCCCGGGTGTTCGCGACCGCGTGGGGCGCGGCGGCGGCCACGACGTGGAACCGGCACCGTTCGGCCGTCCGGTCGTTCGCCGCCTGGGCCGGGCTGGGCGACCTGGCGGCCGGACTCGACCGGCGCGCCGGAACCGGGGCCCCGACCGCGCCGATAGGCCCGGAACGGCTCGCGGCACTCCAGAGCCGCACCGATGTGGCCCTGCGCGAACGGACCCTGTGGCTGCTGCTGCACGAGTCCGGCGCCGCGGTGACCGCCGTGCTGGCGCTCAACGTGGAGGACCTCGACCTCGACGACCGGCGGGCCCGTGCCGGCATCCCGGGCCCGACGGCCCAGGAGCCGCGCACCGACGGCCCGTGGGTGAGCTGGCGTGCGGGGACCGCCCGGCTGCTCCCCGAGCTGATCGGCGACCGGACCCGGGGTCCCCTGTTCCTCGCCGACCGGCGGCCGGGCCCCGCCCGCCGTCCCGCCGACGGCGACCTGTGCCCCGACACCGGGCGCGGCCGGCTGTCCTACCCCCGGGCCGAGTACCTGTTCAAGCAGGCCACCAGGGCGCTGGACCCCGCAGGGCAGGGTCTCACGCTGCGACAGCTCAGGACCCGGGACTGA
- a CDS encoding RNA polymerase sigma factor — translation MSVEAVFREEHGRLLASLVRQFGDLDLAEEVTSEALEAALVHWPTDGVPTRPGAWLLTTARRRAVDRLRRDRTYATRLAVLRAEADRAEPVPPQAPDGGGPDERLRLFFTCAHPALPAEDHAALTLRCLAGLTTPEVARAFLVPVATMAQRIVRAKKKIRDTRIPFRVPEADELPGRLPGVLRVVYTIFTEGYAASSGPDLQRTDLAEEAIRLARILRALLPAQREVAGLLALMLLTHARRAARTGPDGGLVLLDDQDRERWDLPMIEEGRALVFAALSGGPPGPYGVQAAIAALHDEAPDVASTDWPQIVALYDVLLALTPSPVVALNRAVAVAMRDGPLAGLALLDELADEPRLRGYPPYPVARGDLLRRLGRFGEAAAAYREALDLAGTDPERRHLRRRIAAVSPGS, via the coding sequence ATGTCCGTGGAGGCGGTGTTCCGCGAGGAGCACGGCCGGCTCCTCGCCTCCCTGGTGCGCCAGTTCGGCGACCTGGACCTGGCCGAGGAGGTCACGTCCGAGGCTCTCGAGGCCGCGCTGGTGCACTGGCCGACCGACGGCGTGCCGACGAGGCCTGGCGCCTGGCTGCTCACGACCGCGCGGCGCAGGGCGGTCGACCGGTTGCGGCGGGACCGGACGTACGCCACCCGGCTCGCCGTCCTGCGGGCCGAGGCCGACCGGGCGGAGCCGGTGCCGCCGCAGGCCCCGGACGGCGGAGGGCCCGACGAGCGGCTACGGCTGTTCTTCACCTGCGCGCACCCGGCGCTGCCGGCGGAGGACCATGCGGCGCTGACGCTGCGCTGCCTCGCCGGACTGACCACGCCCGAGGTGGCCCGCGCGTTCCTCGTCCCGGTGGCGACGATGGCGCAGCGGATCGTGCGGGCGAAGAAGAAGATCCGCGACACCCGGATCCCGTTCCGGGTGCCCGAGGCCGACGAGCTGCCCGGGCGGCTGCCGGGCGTGCTGCGGGTGGTCTACACGATCTTCACCGAGGGGTACGCGGCCAGCTCCGGCCCCGACCTGCAACGCACCGACCTCGCCGAGGAGGCCATCCGGCTCGCCAGGATCCTGCGCGCGCTCCTGCCGGCCCAGCGCGAGGTGGCGGGCCTCCTCGCCCTCATGCTGCTGACGCACGCGCGCCGTGCGGCCCGGACCGGCCCGGACGGCGGGCTCGTGCTGCTCGACGACCAGGACCGCGAGCGCTGGGACCTGCCGATGATCGAGGAGGGCCGGGCTCTGGTGTTCGCTGCGCTGTCCGGCGGCCCGCCCGGCCCGTACGGGGTGCAGGCCGCCATCGCCGCCCTGCACGACGAGGCCCCCGACGTCGCGTCCACCGACTGGCCCCAGATCGTGGCGCTCTACGACGTGCTCCTCGCCCTCACCCCGTCCCCGGTCGTCGCGCTGAACCGGGCGGTGGCGGTGGCGATGCGCGACGGACCGCTGGCCGGCCTGGCGCTGCTCGACGAACTGGCTGACGAGCCCCGGCTGCGCGGTTACCCGCCCTACCCGGTCGCGCGCGGCGACCTGCTCCGGCGGCTGGGCCGGTTCGGGGAGGCCGCCGCGGCGTACCGGGAAGCGCTGGATCTGGCCGGCACGGACCCGGAACGTCGGCACCTGCGCCGCCGGATCGCCGCCGTCAGTCCCGGGTCCTGA
- a CDS encoding YciI family protein — MMLIYTAAVPEAEGCTLPLFEDWMRYDQEVRDAGVLVGGHSLADLTTATTVRVGAAGERTVTDGPFAETREVLGGYYVIDVPDLDAAIDWAARCPGALGGASVEVRPVAEFEA, encoded by the coding sequence ATGATGCTGATCTACACCGCCGCCGTGCCGGAGGCCGAAGGCTGCACCCTGCCGTTGTTCGAGGACTGGATGCGCTACGACCAGGAGGTCAGGGATGCCGGCGTCCTCGTCGGCGGGCACTCCCTGGCCGACCTGACCACCGCCACGACCGTCCGGGTCGGCGCGGCGGGCGAGCGGACCGTCACCGACGGGCCGTTCGCGGAGACCCGCGAGGTGCTCGGCGGGTATTACGTGATCGACGTGCCGGATCTGGACGCCGCGATCGACTGGGCCGCGCGGTGCCCGGGGGCGTTGGGCGGCGCGTCGGTCGAGGTGCGGCCGGTTGCCGAGTTCGAGGCCTGA
- a CDS encoding ABC transporter permease: MTTTTIPQVGVPGLRLVRSEFSKIFSTNAWWLFGLSSVVITLLAMWANMAESSDHINRARDTAEVFAPRPGSSAAEIAREHARFVAEHDVHSQILAAAGSVFTSGQFFGLMLVLLLSALVMTNEFQYQTATATFLTTPHRSRVILGKLIAGVGLAMLFWLVTQTISLVGGLLFFQNIGVTNSLGDWTIQRAILFNALGYLLWAVFGIGLGTLIRNQIGAVVTSLVVYLVGFAGGIGVFNLIRAYLIHGDWVLTAAVVMPPVASQVMISPDKLYPQSASWWVGALVMAGWALLSGGIGIVLTRRRDIS; this comes from the coding sequence ATGACCACGACCACGATCCCCCAGGTGGGCGTTCCGGGCCTGCGGCTCGTCCGCAGCGAGTTCAGCAAGATCTTCTCCACGAACGCGTGGTGGCTGTTCGGCCTGTCCTCGGTGGTCATCACCCTGCTGGCGATGTGGGCCAACATGGCCGAGAGCAGCGACCACATCAACAGGGCCCGCGACACGGCGGAGGTGTTCGCGCCCCGGCCCGGGTCCTCGGCCGCGGAGATCGCCCGGGAGCACGCCCGGTTCGTGGCCGAACACGACGTGCACTCCCAGATCCTCGCGGCCGCCGGCAGCGTGTTCACGTCCGGCCAGTTCTTCGGACTCATGCTGGTACTGCTGCTCAGCGCGCTGGTGATGACGAACGAGTTCCAGTACCAGACGGCCACGGCCACCTTCCTGACCACGCCGCACCGCTCCCGGGTCATCCTGGGCAAACTCATCGCCGGCGTCGGACTGGCCATGCTGTTCTGGCTCGTCACCCAGACCATCTCGCTGGTCGGTGGGCTGCTGTTCTTCCAGAACATCGGGGTCACCAACAGCCTCGGGGACTGGACCATCCAGCGCGCCATCCTGTTCAACGCGCTCGGCTACCTGCTGTGGGCCGTCTTCGGGATCGGACTGGGCACCCTGATCCGCAACCAGATCGGCGCCGTCGTCACGTCCCTCGTCGTGTACCTGGTCGGGTTCGCCGGCGGGATCGGGGTGTTCAACCTGATCCGGGCGTACCTGATCCACGGGGACTGGGTGCTCACGGCCGCCGTCGTGATGCCTCCGGTGGCCTCGCAGGTCATGATCTCGCCGGACAAGTTGTACCCGCAGTCGGCGAGCTGGTGGGTGGGGGCGCTCGTGATGGCCGGGTGGGCGCTGCTGTCCGGTGGGATCGGCATCGTGCTGACCCGCAGGCGCGACATCTCCTGA
- a CDS encoding ABC transporter ATP-binding protein, with protein MWRRPMSDGKIVVTGLTKVYKTVRAVDDLSFTVEAGRVTGFLGPNGAGKTTTLRMLLNLVRPSGGTGTIGGQRYADLVDPIRHVGAILEASGAHRGRSGRNHLRMLCIAGGLPVSRADEVLDMVGLTPAAKRKFKGYSLGMRQRLGIAAALLGDPKVLILDEPANGLDPEGIRWMRDLLKGLADEGRTVLVSSHLLSEMEILADDLVIIAAGKLVRQGTVAGIIDSMGAEQIRVRTPDADGLVAALGEGVGVTRADDGALRITGASRETIGDTALRAGVAIHELVVDRPDLENVFLQLTAGKADIR; from the coding sequence ATGTGGAGGAGACCCATGTCCGACGGAAAGATCGTCGTGACCGGCCTGACAAAGGTGTACAAGACCGTCAGAGCCGTCGATGACCTGTCGTTCACCGTCGAGGCGGGCCGGGTCACCGGCTTCCTCGGCCCGAACGGCGCGGGCAAGACGACGACGTTGCGGATGCTGCTGAACCTGGTCCGGCCGAGCGGCGGCACCGGCACCATCGGCGGCCAGCGCTACGCCGACCTTGTCGACCCGATCCGGCACGTCGGCGCGATCCTGGAGGCGTCCGGGGCGCACCGGGGCCGCAGCGGGCGCAACCATCTGCGGATGCTGTGCATCGCCGGCGGGTTGCCGGTCTCGCGCGCCGACGAGGTGCTCGACATGGTGGGGCTGACTCCGGCGGCGAAGCGCAAGTTCAAGGGGTACTCCCTCGGCATGCGCCAGCGGCTCGGCATCGCCGCGGCGCTGCTCGGCGACCCGAAGGTGCTGATCCTCGACGAGCCGGCCAACGGCCTGGACCCCGAGGGCATCCGGTGGATGCGCGATCTGCTCAAAGGCCTCGCCGACGAGGGCCGCACGGTGCTGGTGTCCAGCCACCTGCTGTCGGAGATGGAGATCCTCGCCGACGACCTGGTGATCATCGCCGCCGGCAAGCTGGTCCGGCAGGGCACGGTCGCCGGGATCATCGACTCGATGGGCGCCGAGCAGATCCGGGTCCGCACCCCCGACGCCGACGGGCTCGTCGCCGCGCTGGGCGAGGGGGTCGGGGTGACGCGGGCCGACGACGGCGCGCTGCGGATCACCGGGGCCTCGCGGGAGACGATCGGCGACACCGCGCTGCGGGCCGGTGTGGCCATCCACGAGCTGGTCGTCGACCGGCCCGACCTGGAGAACGTGTTCCTGCAGCTGACCGCCGGAAAGGCCGACATCCGATGA
- a CDS encoding B12-binding domain-containing radical SAM protein — MRVMMFLPALTEATSPLFRPIKYSLFPPLGLATLAGYLPRDWDVTLHDEHVERLDLDRAETPDLVVIQVYITSARRGYEIADHYRARGSHVVLGGLHVTSLPEEAAAHADTIFLGPGEDTWPVFLADWRAGRAAARYTSKARTLVGLPPIRRDLIARHRYLVPNSIVVSRGCPHHCDFCYKDAFFEGGKSFYTQTVDAALAEIDRLPGRHVYFLDDHLFGNRRFAEALFDGMTGMGRVWQAAGTVDSVLAPDLLERAVGAGLRSLFVGFESVNDANLADQRKRQNIGRDYGAVVRRLHDAGVMVNASFVFGMDDDGPDVFDRTVEWAVGQGIETATFHIMTPYPGTALHRRMAADGRILHSDWDRYDTRHVVYQPRHLTAEQLESGYWRAYRDFYRWGAIWRGASAQDTVRGRARHLAYAGGWKKFEPLWDLAIRTGRVLHALPLLETVLAAFGERRATASG, encoded by the coding sequence ATGCGCGTCATGATGTTCCTCCCGGCGTTGACCGAGGCCACCAGCCCATTGTTCCGCCCGATCAAATACTCCCTGTTCCCGCCGCTCGGTCTGGCGACCCTGGCCGGCTACCTGCCGCGGGACTGGGACGTCACGCTGCACGACGAACACGTCGAACGCCTCGACCTCGATCGCGCGGAGACCCCGGACCTCGTCGTCATCCAGGTGTACATCACCTCCGCCCGCCGCGGGTACGAGATCGCCGACCACTACCGGGCGCGCGGCTCCCACGTCGTCCTCGGCGGGCTGCACGTCACCTCCCTGCCGGAGGAGGCCGCCGCGCACGCCGACACGATCTTCCTCGGTCCAGGGGAGGACACCTGGCCGGTGTTCCTCGCGGACTGGCGGGCCGGGAGGGCGGCGGCCCGGTACACGTCGAAGGCCCGGACCCTGGTCGGACTGCCGCCGATCCGGCGCGACCTCATCGCCCGGCACCGCTACCTGGTGCCGAACTCGATCGTCGTGTCACGAGGCTGCCCGCACCACTGCGACTTCTGCTACAAGGACGCGTTCTTCGAGGGCGGGAAGTCGTTCTACACCCAGACCGTGGACGCGGCGCTCGCCGAGATCGACCGGCTGCCCGGACGGCACGTGTACTTCCTCGACGACCACCTCTTCGGCAACCGCCGGTTCGCCGAAGCCCTCTTCGACGGCATGACCGGGATGGGCCGGGTGTGGCAGGCCGCCGGGACCGTCGACTCCGTCCTCGCCCCCGACCTGCTGGAACGCGCCGTCGGCGCCGGCCTTCGCAGCCTGTTCGTCGGCTTCGAGAGCGTCAACGACGCGAACCTCGCCGACCAGCGCAAACGCCAGAACATCGGCCGGGACTACGGGGCCGTCGTCCGCCGGCTGCACGACGCCGGGGTGATGGTCAACGCGAGCTTCGTGTTCGGGATGGACGACGACGGCCCCGACGTCTTCGACCGCACCGTGGAATGGGCCGTCGGACAGGGCATCGAGACCGCGACATTCCACATCATGACCCCCTATCCGGGTACGGCGCTGCACCGGCGCATGGCCGCCGACGGCCGCATCCTGCACTCCGACTGGGACCGCTACGACACCCGGCACGTCGTGTACCAGCCGCGCCACCTCACCGCCGAGCAACTGGAGTCCGGCTACTGGCGCGCCTACCGCGACTTCTACCGCTGGGGCGCGATCTGGCGGGGCGCCTCCGCCCAGGACACCGTGCGCGGCCGGGCCCGGCACCTGGCGTACGCGGGCGGGTGGAAGAAGTTCGAGCCACTGTGGGACCTCGCGATCCGCACCGGGCGCGTACTGCACGCGCTGCCGCTGCTGGAGACCGTGCTCGCCGCGTTCGGCGAACGGCGCGCGACGGCCAGCGGCTGA
- a CDS encoding MGDG synthase family glycosyltransferase, whose protein sequence is MSRNVDRTARDQRRRPSTPATTGSARLGHPHDLDAGPVGLATNPAPRRRIVVVSASIGAGHDGAARELGRRLEDAGFAVDHHDFVDLLPLGRLTRASYARQLQVAPGTWGWLLTALARFRPLTRLTATWAAVASSRRIRAALGGTPAAVVSTYPLASQALGRLRRRGHLRAPVVTFLTDMSVHPLWVAPGVDAHLALHEVAAAEARACGAREVQVTGPAVAPAFRPHHDEDERTAARASFGLPPDAPLGLVVAGSWGVGEIAETVADLAASGVLTPVVACGHNEDLRAHLAGSDTCVALGWTDRMPDLFAASDVVIQNAGGLSSLEARACGVPVLTYRCLPGHGLTNAAALDAAGWVPWIREPADLTDALKRALTDDPQPPPGNGTDPAVAIAAIARETL, encoded by the coding sequence GTGTCCCGTAACGTCGACCGCACCGCCCGCGACCAGCGCCGCCGCCCGAGCACTCCGGCGACGACGGGATCCGCGCGGCTCGGCCACCCGCACGACCTCGACGCCGGGCCGGTCGGGCTCGCCACGAACCCCGCGCCGCGCCGGCGGATCGTCGTCGTGTCCGCGAGTATCGGCGCCGGCCACGACGGCGCGGCCCGCGAGCTGGGCCGCCGGCTGGAGGACGCCGGTTTCGCAGTCGACCACCACGACTTCGTGGACCTGCTGCCCCTCGGCCGGTTGACCAGGGCCAGCTACGCCCGCCAGCTCCAGGTCGCCCCCGGCACCTGGGGCTGGCTGCTGACCGCCCTCGCCCGGTTCCGGCCACTGACCCGGCTGACCGCGACCTGGGCGGCGGTCGCGTCCTCCCGGCGGATCCGTGCGGCGCTCGGCGGCACCCCGGCGGCCGTGGTGTCCACCTACCCCCTCGCCAGCCAGGCGCTCGGCAGGCTCCGGCGGCGCGGACACCTGCGGGCCCCGGTCGTCACGTTCCTCACGGACATGTCGGTGCACCCGCTGTGGGTCGCGCCCGGGGTCGACGCCCACCTCGCGTTGCACGAGGTCGCCGCGGCGGAGGCCAGAGCCTGCGGCGCGCGCGAGGTACAGGTCACCGGCCCGGCCGTCGCGCCGGCGTTCCGCCCGCACCACGACGAGGACGAACGCACGGCCGCCCGGGCGTCGTTCGGGCTGCCCCCGGACGCGCCGCTGGGACTCGTCGTCGCCGGCTCCTGGGGCGTGGGCGAGATCGCGGAGACGGTCGCGGACCTCGCGGCCTCCGGGGTGCTCACCCCGGTCGTCGCCTGCGGGCACAACGAGGACCTCCGCGCGCACCTCGCCGGCTCCGACACGTGCGTCGCCCTCGGCTGGACCGACCGGATGCCCGACCTGTTCGCCGCCAGCGACGTGGTGATCCAGAACGCCGGCGGGCTGTCCTCGCTGGAGGCCAGGGCCTGCGGCGTACCGGTGCTGACCTACCGCTGCCTGCCCGGACACGGCCTCACCAACGCCGCGGCGCTCGACGCGGCCGGCTGGGTGCCGTGGATCCGCGAACCGGCGGATCTGACCGACGCGCTGAAACGGGCACTGACCGACGACCCGCAGCCCCCGCCGGGGAACGGGACGGACCCGGCCGTGGCCATCGCGGCGATCGCCAGGGAGACACTGTGA
- a CDS encoding polysaccharide deacetylase family protein, with product MSPTTRRTTGASRTAGAVGTIGVPRTGAAGIRRTIGAAGAAVLGGAAVLAGAAHAVPALTSVAPLRRVLLPDLAGIGDPRHVALTFDDGPDPASTPAFLAALDTAGVRATFFLLGRMLHRAPALGRELAAAGHEIALHGWGHRCLLARGPAGTYDDLARGRDLIADVTGRPPRWWRPPYGVLTTPALTAARRLGLTPVLWTAWGRDWTARATPASVLATVRKDLVGGGTVLLHDSDCTSAPGAWRATLGALPALIDGIRDRGLAIGPLAEHGTGGVFVNSLPAGSGSRYQATPPLGGSA from the coding sequence GTGAGCCCCACGACCCGCCGGACCACCGGCGCCTCCCGGACCGCCGGGGCCGTCGGAACAATCGGTGTCCCCCGGACGGGGGCGGCCGGGATCCGCCGGACGATCGGAGCCGCCGGCGCCGCCGTGCTCGGCGGGGCCGCGGTCCTGGCCGGCGCCGCCCACGCCGTCCCGGCCCTGACCTCCGTCGCCCCGCTCCGCCGCGTGCTGCTGCCCGATCTGGCGGGGATCGGGGACCCCCGGCACGTCGCCCTCACCTTCGACGACGGACCCGACCCGGCGTCCACCCCGGCGTTCCTCGCCGCGCTGGACACCGCCGGCGTGCGGGCCACGTTCTTCCTCCTCGGCCGGATGCTGCACCGCGCGCCAGCCCTCGGCCGGGAACTGGCCGCCGCCGGCCACGAGATCGCCCTGCACGGCTGGGGACACCGCTGCCTGCTCGCCCGGGGGCCCGCGGGCACGTACGACGACCTCGCGCGCGGCAGGGACCTGATCGCCGACGTGACCGGCAGACCACCGCGCTGGTGGCGGCCGCCGTACGGCGTTCTCACCACCCCGGCGCTGACCGCCGCACGCCGACTGGGCCTCACCCCGGTGCTGTGGACGGCGTGGGGCCGGGACTGGACGGCCAGGGCCACCCCGGCGTCCGTACTCGCCACGGTGCGCAAGGACCTCGTCGGCGGCGGCACCGTCCTGCTGCACGACTCCGACTGCACGTCGGCACCCGGCGCCTGGCGGGCGACGCTGGGCGCCCTGCCGGCGCTCATCGACGGGATCCGGGACCGGGGGCTGGCCATCGGCCCGCTGGCCGAGCACGGCACCGGGGGAGTGTTCGTGAACTCGTTGCCGGCCGGGTCGGGGTCGAGATACCAGGCCACGCCGCCGTTGGGCGGTTCGGCGTGA